One part of the Dyadobacter sp. 676 genome encodes these proteins:
- a CDS encoding DUF488 family protein — protein sequence MQIEIKRIYEPAAATDGHRILVDRLWPRGLTKEAAAIDRWMKEVAPSNELRTWFHANMEEWDEFTKRYKAELKGSEALEELRSLAAEKKVVTLLFAAKTEDRNHALVLKQMLRKA from the coding sequence ATGCAAATCGAAATCAAACGCATTTACGAACCCGCAGCGGCCACCGACGGCCACCGAATACTGGTGGACCGCCTGTGGCCGCGCGGGCTTACCAAGGAGGCGGCGGCTATCGACCGCTGGATGAAAGAAGTGGCGCCTTCCAACGAGCTGCGCACCTGGTTCCACGCCAATATGGAGGAATGGGACGAGTTTACGAAGCGTTACAAGGCCGAATTGAAAGGCTCGGAAGCGTTGGAGGAATTGCGCTCGCTGGCCGCGGAAAAGAAGGTGGTTACCCTGCTTTTCGCTGCCAAAACCGAAGACCGCAACCATGCGTTGGTCCTTAAACAAATGCTCCGAAAGGCCTGA
- a CDS encoding SGNH/GDSL hydrolase family protein has protein sequence MLVIAGASKPRKVVWLAIGDSITYLNDHKNETGNRVTKGYLTLIAEKFPQVTYINQGHNGWTSVNIADKIESLGLVKADVYTIFLGTNDWWQGKPLGTVGDYEGAKGSGTVYGAFRVITDKLKQLNKKAKIILITPMQRGDFVYINSYKNNAFGSYKPKNGQTLEQFANAVVEIGKKEKIPVVDLYHDSGINLDNMVRFKRLKDPQTGTYKDYRYPEYVDVPFNPETDEYPYPEESVDMTYDGLHPSDKGYGVIAEMLVEKWKGLE, from the coding sequence TTGCTCGTCATCGCAGGCGCTTCCAAGCCCCGGAAGGTCGTTTGGCTCGCTATTGGCGATTCCATCACTTACCTGAACGACCATAAGAACGAGACAGGCAACCGGGTGACAAAGGGATACTTAACGCTGATCGCGGAGAAATTTCCGCAGGTTACTTATATCAATCAGGGGCACAATGGCTGGACGTCGGTGAATATCGCCGATAAAATCGAGTCGCTGGGGCTTGTAAAGGCCGATGTGTACACAATTTTCCTCGGCACCAACGACTGGTGGCAGGGAAAACCCCTGGGAACGGTTGGCGATTATGAAGGGGCGAAAGGCAGCGGTACCGTTTACGGCGCGTTCCGTGTCATTACCGACAAACTGAAACAGCTCAACAAAAAAGCGAAAATCATTCTGATCACGCCTATGCAGCGCGGGGATTTCGTGTACATCAATAGTTATAAGAATAACGCGTTCGGTTCCTACAAGCCGAAGAACGGCCAGACATTGGAGCAGTTTGCCAATGCGGTGGTGGAAATCGGGAAGAAAGAGAAAATACCCGTGGTGGACTTATATCATGACAGCGGCATTAATCTGGATAATATGGTGCGTTTCAAACGCCTGAAAGACCCTCAAACCGGCACTTACAAGGATTACAGGTATCCTGAATACGTGGATGTGCCCTTCAATCCGGAAACCGACGAATATCCGTACCCGGAAGAGTCCGTTGATATGACTTACGATGGCTTGCATCCGTCCGACAAAGGATACGGGGTAATCGCTGAAATGCTGGTCGAAAAATGGAAGGGGCTCGAATAA
- a CDS encoding DUF6644 family protein translates to MQWYHQWLLWLDKSAWAVGIRQSLWLYPALEIVHILGIVLLVGAAFLFDLRLLGFSRNLPVTVLSNYLLPWSQRGLILIVPSGVLLFITNAQALGVDPVFWTKVGLIWIAAVNVFVFHRLVYEPFKLRGGVEELPALARICGGVSIVVWVAVVACGRLLAY, encoded by the coding sequence GTGCAGTGGTACCATCAGTGGCTTTTATGGCTCGATAAATCGGCTTGGGCTGTCGGTATCAGGCAATCGCTGTGGCTGTACCCCGCGCTTGAAATTGTCCATATTCTCGGAATAGTGCTCCTGGTAGGCGCAGCCTTTCTTTTCGACCTGCGCCTGCTGGGTTTTTCGCGCAATCTGCCCGTTACGGTGCTCTCGAATTATTTGCTGCCCTGGTCGCAACGGGGGCTGATATTGATTGTCCCTTCGGGCGTTTTGCTGTTTATCACCAATGCACAGGCGCTCGGTGTGGACCCGGTGTTCTGGACGAAGGTAGGGTTGATATGGATCGCCGCGGTGAATGTATTCGTGTTTCACCGGTTGGTTTATGAGCCTTTCAAACTGCGTGGCGGAGTAGAAGAGCTGCCTGCCTTAGCCCGCATTTGTGGCGGTGTTTCGATTGTCGTTTGGGTGGCGGTGGTGGCTTGCGGGCGGTTGCTGGCTTATTAG
- a CDS encoding alpha-amylase family glycosyl hydrolase, translating to METLTGTNPTDIRYLWWQTGIIYQIYPRSFQDASGDGIGDLRGIMQRLDYLQWLGIDCIWLSPIYPSPMADFGYDISDYQGIHPLFGTMDDFDQLLDQVHGRGMKLILDLVPNHTSDQHPWFLESRSSRDNPKRDWYIWHDGGENGALPNNWLSVFGGHAWEWDDATQQYYYHAFLKQQPDLNWRNPEVQQAMMDVMHFWLRKGVDGFRVDVMWHMIKDAQLRNNPTVPDSPFDEKDLIYQYHDPVYSTDQPEVHEIVRMMRQVTNQYEDRVLIGEIYLPIHKLVTYYGADRSGAHLPFNFQLLTLPWDAEQIARAIDEYEGALPDDGWPNWVLGNHDQPRVASRVGRSQARVAAMLLLTLRGTPTIYYGDEIGMRDVPIPQDEIVDPQGLNMPDRNVSRDPARTPMQWSADENAGFSASKPWLRLPYSFRKVNVEVQKEDPDSMLAFYRSLITLRKRHPAFQTGKYTPVFSDKQLIAYIRENDTDRFLVVLNLSHRPGYLRSKNETFEGEIIISTETERIGLRVDNNLLLSGDEGLIVRLER from the coding sequence ATGGAAACACTCACGGGCACAAATCCGACAGACATCCGTTATCTCTGGTGGCAAACCGGAATCATTTACCAGATCTACCCCCGTTCTTTCCAGGACGCCAGCGGCGACGGGATAGGCGACCTCAGAGGCATTATGCAACGACTCGATTATCTGCAATGGCTGGGGATAGATTGTATATGGTTATCACCCATTTACCCTTCGCCTATGGCCGACTTCGGGTACGACATCTCCGACTACCAGGGCATTCATCCGCTTTTCGGGACCATGGACGATTTCGATCAGTTGCTGGATCAGGTGCACGGACGGGGAATGAAGCTCATTCTCGACCTTGTACCCAACCACACGTCCGACCAGCATCCCTGGTTTCTCGAATCGCGCTCGTCCCGCGACAACCCGAAACGCGATTGGTATATCTGGCACGATGGGGGTGAAAACGGCGCATTGCCCAACAACTGGCTCAGCGTTTTCGGTGGCCACGCCTGGGAATGGGACGATGCGACGCAGCAATACTACTACCACGCCTTCCTGAAACAACAACCCGACCTGAATTGGCGTAATCCCGAAGTACAACAGGCCATGATGGACGTCATGCATTTCTGGCTCCGGAAGGGCGTCGACGGGTTCCGGGTGGACGTAATGTGGCATATGATCAAGGATGCGCAATTGCGCAACAACCCCACAGTTCCCGATTCCCCGTTTGACGAAAAGGACCTGATTTACCAATACCACGACCCTGTGTACTCCACCGACCAGCCGGAAGTGCACGAAATCGTGCGGATGATGCGTCAGGTAACCAATCAGTACGAAGACCGTGTTTTGATCGGCGAGATTTACCTGCCGATCCACAAGCTGGTGACGTACTATGGCGCCGACCGGTCAGGTGCGCATTTGCCGTTCAATTTCCAGCTGCTCACGCTTCCCTGGGACGCGGAGCAAATCGCCCGGGCCATCGACGAGTACGAAGGTGCCCTCCCGGACGACGGCTGGCCGAACTGGGTGCTCGGCAATCACGACCAGCCGCGCGTCGCCAGCCGTGTAGGACGGTCGCAGGCACGGGTAGCGGCAATGCTCTTGCTGACGCTCCGGGGAACGCCTACTATATATTACGGCGATGAAATCGGTATGCGCGATGTGCCCATTCCGCAGGATGAGATCGTGGACCCGCAGGGGCTCAACATGCCCGACCGCAATGTGAGCCGCGACCCTGCCCGAACCCCCATGCAATGGAGTGCGGATGAAAACGCCGGTTTTTCCGCCAGCAAGCCATGGCTGCGCCTGCCGTACAGTTTCCGCAAGGTGAATGTGGAGGTGCAAAAAGAAGACCCGGATTCGATGCTGGCGTTTTATCGGAGCCTGATCACTTTGCGAAAAAGGCATCCGGCATTTCAAACTGGTAAATACACGCCGGTATTTTCGGATAAGCAGTTGATCGCCTATATCCGCGAAAACGACACCGACCGCTTCCTGGTGGTACTAAATCTCAGCCACCGGCCGGGTTATCTCAGGTCAAAAAATGAAACTTTCGAGGGGGAGATCATCATCAGCACCGAAACCGAGCGGATCGGTTTGCGGGTCGACAACAACCTGCTGCTGAGCGGGGATGAAGGGTTAATCGTGAGATTGGAACGTTGA
- a CDS encoding DUF4468 domain-containing protein, whose amino-acid sequence MKHLVLFALLSAATHTFAQDGRLPLDAKNNISYTDSGQPQLGKTELHRKIREWVDKKFGNAENAITSDDTQAGIILITSYIPVIHSNYQYVRFDLGIQYDDGRYDARITTLDGVSAEHSPVRLNARENDEITAKEQIVKTESSRKKRKDAELALQMAKADNDGINTSLYNLLADLKNYITRPKTE is encoded by the coding sequence TTGAAACATCTGGTCCTTTTTGCACTGCTTTCCGCAGCTACCCACACTTTCGCGCAGGACGGCCGTCTGCCGCTCGACGCCAAAAACAACATCAGTTACACCGATTCGGGACAGCCTCAACTCGGCAAAACCGAGCTTCATCGGAAAATCAGGGAATGGGTCGACAAAAAATTCGGCAATGCCGAAAATGCAATCACCAGCGACGACACACAAGCGGGCATAATTCTCATTACCAGCTACATACCTGTGATTCATTCGAACTACCAGTACGTCCGTTTCGATCTGGGCATTCAATACGACGATGGCCGGTACGACGCACGCATTACCACCCTGGACGGCGTTTCGGCGGAGCATTCTCCCGTCCGGCTGAATGCCAGGGAAAATGATGAAATCACTGCCAAAGAGCAAATCGTCAAGACCGAGAGCAGCCGCAAGAAACGCAAGGACGCCGAACTCGCCCTGCAAATGGCGAAGGCGGATAACGACGGTATCAATACATCACTATACAACCTGCTGGCCGATCTGAAAAATTACATTACCAGGCCGAAGACCGAGTAA
- a CDS encoding sialate O-acetylesterase, whose product MFYALPVISKGWYLCEILVNGVVYTANKFGVGDVFIIAEQSNAQGVKDEQYKLPAGSGIPEWVVGASEDKTCTKKLPESFTNMFPLNTADDAKRHGPLGPTGNSIWAYGVLGKLISDANGGMPVAFFNAATGGSSVTEWKQGADGVEAKHPYTGAQVCLGHNGGSVIPKDYYGQPYTALKTALNYYGSLYGVRAVLWHQGEADADANVDPVYKASSAADYQAKLQAVIAKSRSDFAAPNLTWYICKATISKFGPINATIRTGQGNTPTGSTVLPGAETDYVSGSAGATTVSDGGDEYRKDSTHFYEGTGQIKGLTWLAGKWAATIGALSNPVAASYVPLLMYSKNNDWRTLTAPSGGVQYHWNPSHINNPGVAGGTTSVFTTDKNWLFGIRCYMKDAIGNWHVSPTISVGQYSNQRKGMNISDAKESEQPGFELNAYPNPFTKKLHRYIRCCR is encoded by the coding sequence ATGTTTTATGCGCTGCCAGTGATAAGTAAGGGTTGGTACTTGTGTGAAATCCTCGTGAACGGTGTTGTTTATACCGCTAACAAATTTGGCGTAGGCGACGTATTTATCATCGCCGAACAGTCCAACGCCCAAGGTGTTAAAGATGAGCAATATAAGCTACCTGCAGGCTCGGGTATACCTGAATGGGTCGTAGGAGCGTCCGAAGACAAAACTTGTACTAAAAAACTACCCGAATCGTTCACCAACATGTTTCCGCTGAACACTGCTGATGATGCGAAGCGGCATGGCCCTTTGGGGCCGACAGGAAATAGTATATGGGCTTACGGAGTTCTCGGCAAGCTAATTTCCGACGCTAATGGAGGAATGCCGGTGGCATTCTTCAACGCGGCTACGGGAGGATCAAGTGTAACCGAATGGAAGCAGGGCGCCGATGGCGTCGAAGCAAAACATCCCTACACCGGAGCACAAGTTTGTTTGGGTCACAATGGAGGCTCTGTGATTCCAAAGGACTATTACGGCCAGCCATACACGGCGCTGAAAACCGCTTTGAATTACTACGGATCGCTGTATGGTGTTCGGGCCGTGCTCTGGCATCAGGGGGAAGCCGATGCAGACGCAAATGTAGACCCGGTTTACAAAGCAAGCAGTGCCGCCGACTATCAGGCAAAACTGCAAGCGGTGATTGCCAAATCCCGATCTGATTTTGCGGCGCCTAACCTCACGTGGTACATTTGCAAAGCAACTATCAGCAAGTTTGGGCCCATCAACGCGACGATTAGAACAGGACAAGGCAATACGCCAACTGGCTCCACGGTTCTTCCAGGCGCAGAGACAGACTATGTGAGTGGAAGTGCGGGAGCTACAACTGTAAGCGATGGTGGCGACGAATATCGTAAAGACAGCACCCATTTTTATGAAGGCACGGGACAAATTAAAGGCCTTACTTGGCTCGCTGGCAAATGGGCTGCGACCATTGGTGCTCTCAGCAATCCCGTTGCCGCCAGTTACGTCCCGCTACTTATGTATTCCAAGAATAACGATTGGCGAACGCTTACCGCTCCTTCCGGAGGTGTGCAGTATCATTGGAATCCTTCACACATTAATAACCCAGGTGTTGCAGGAGGAACGACGAGCGTATTTACCACTGACAAAAATTGGTTGTTCGGTATTAGATGTTACATGAAAGATGCTATCGGAAACTGGCATGTTTCTCCTACGATAAGTGTAGGACAATATAGTAACCAACGGAAAGGAATGAATATTTCCGATGCGAAGGAAAGCGAGCAGCCAGGCTTCGAATTAAACGCCTACCCCAACCCCTTCACAAAAAAGCTTCACCGTTACATTCGATGTTGCCGATGA
- a CDS encoding DUF6152 family protein yields MAKFKNISLALALLACVSFTFLHHGWADYDQTKPTDFKAKIEDLTYENPHVLAKVKYKKELTTVYLAPVTRMESRGLNADMIKKGTTIRFVAYPHKTEKNEMRAERIFVGNDKYELR; encoded by the coding sequence ATGGCAAAGTTTAAAAACATTTCGCTTGCATTGGCGCTGCTGGCCTGCGTCTCGTTCACTTTCCTGCATCATGGCTGGGCCGACTACGACCAGACCAAACCGACCGATTTTAAAGCCAAAATCGAAGATCTTACCTACGAAAATCCCCATGTGCTTGCCAAGGTGAAGTACAAAAAGGAATTGACGACCGTTTACCTCGCGCCCGTAACGCGTATGGAATCGCGCGGGCTGAATGCGGATATGATCAAAAAAGGCACCACGATCCGTTTTGTGGCTTATCCGCACAAAACCGAGAAGAATGAAATGCGTGCAGAGCGCATTTTTGTAGGAAATGATAAATACGAACTTCGCTAG
- a CDS encoding acyltransferase family protein: MAPDVKPPHQERDVRIDMLKGFGIICVVVTHVAIYEQHFSSLWVKTIYSFHMPLFFFLSGYLSVIRQNYSHFFIEKFGQLLIPYAVYFAGIFVVNKLVGRDDCGWQCLLLGGRYAYNYLGVFWFVPVLFLTQQVGNFLLFRFSVPVNMLIIVGMLCVSFLNDQYFDMFKFPHNVNVVLAAVPFYFCGFLVRHHKMVVKIGGALIAAACGAGLVIAGYPNYYDMKNAFYGIPFVTFGSALASVAVLVYVFSNLPRWGLLVDIGKASLVIMYLHQGIQIFIFDHFTESIALRLVVATFVPLSVYYLSLRWSVTRALLLGSGRDLAGLRSYLMVMLR, translated from the coding sequence ATGGCCCCCGACGTTAAACCCCCGCACCAAGAACGGGATGTCCGCATCGATATGCTGAAAGGCTTTGGCATAATATGCGTCGTAGTTACACATGTCGCTATTTACGAGCAGCATTTCAGTAGCCTTTGGGTAAAAACGATCTACTCGTTTCATATGCCGCTGTTTTTCTTCCTGTCGGGCTACCTTTCCGTGATCCGGCAAAATTACAGCCATTTTTTTATCGAGAAGTTTGGTCAGTTGCTGATCCCGTACGCGGTCTATTTTGCAGGGATTTTCGTAGTGAACAAGCTTGTGGGGCGCGACGACTGCGGTTGGCAATGTTTGTTGCTGGGAGGGCGGTACGCCTATAATTATCTGGGTGTATTCTGGTTCGTGCCGGTGTTGTTTCTGACCCAACAAGTCGGCAATTTTTTACTGTTCCGCTTTTCAGTCCCGGTCAACATGCTCATTATTGTGGGGATGCTGTGCGTCAGTTTCCTCAATGACCAATATTTCGACATGTTCAAGTTCCCACACAATGTAAACGTGGTGTTGGCTGCCGTGCCATTCTACTTTTGCGGCTTTCTAGTGAGGCACCATAAAATGGTGGTCAAGATAGGGGGCGCTTTAATCGCCGCAGCATGCGGGGCTGGGCTGGTTATTGCCGGTTATCCCAATTATTATGATATGAAAAATGCCTTTTACGGAATCCCGTTCGTCACTTTCGGGAGTGCGTTGGCAAGTGTGGCGGTGTTGGTCTATGTTTTTTCGAACCTTCCCCGCTGGGGCCTGCTTGTTGATATTGGAAAGGCCTCATTGGTGATTATGTACCTGCATCAGGGCATACAGATTTTTATATTCGACCATTTTACGGAGTCGATCGCCTTGCGGTTGGTCGTGGCAACGTTCGTTCCGCTTTCGGTTTATTATTTAAGCCTGCGGTGGTCTGTGACCCGTGCGTTGTTATTGGGGTCGGGTAGGGACCTGGCCGGATTGAGAAGTTATTTGATGGTTATGTTGCGGTGA
- the purL gene encoding phosphoribosylformylglycinamidine synthase: MIYFFTGGDETVFALQTERTLTASDTSKLSWLFGGAELRKETVLTDCFVGPRAAMITPWSTNAVEITQNMGLEGIVRIEEFKKVSADFTDFDPMLSQKYSELNQDIYTINIKPEPIREIDDIAAYNKQEGLALSDEEVDYLNNLAGKLGRKLTDSEVFGFSQVNSEHCRHKIFNGVFVIDGQEQPVSLFKLIRKTSETNPNSIVSAYKDNVAFLKGPVVQQFAPKRPDVPEYYEIKDFESVLSLKAETHNFPTTVEPFNGAATGSGGEIRDRLAGGQGAIPLAGTAVYMTALSRLEENRPWEKGVEERQWLYQTPMDILIKASNGATDFGNKFGQPLIVGSVLTFEHEEAGRKLGYDKVIMQAGGIGYGKADQAKKHTPATGDKVVVMGGENYRIGMGGAAVSSADTGAFGSGIELNAIQRSNPEMQKRVANAVRGMVESDNNTIVSIHDHGAGGHLNCLSELVEETGGKIDLDKLPVGDPTLSAKEIIGNESQERMGLVISQDNIDFLQRIADRERAPMYTVGEVTGDHRFTFESSTTGAKPMDLAMDEMFGSSPKTYMHDKTVVRTYQPVQYDITRLHEYLEQMLQLEAVASKDWLTNKVDRCVGGHVAKQQCAGPLQLPLNNVGVMALDFQGKDGIATSIGHAPLSALIDPAAGSRNAVAEALSNIVWAPLKDGLATVSLSANWMWACKNEGEDARLYKAVQACSDFAISLGINIPTGKDSLSMKQKYKNDEVIAPGTVIISAGAHCDDITAVVEPVLRKSGGAIYYINLSGDRFKLGGSSFAQILNKIGSETPDIQDAEKFKVAFNAIQQLIKAGKIHAGHDIGSGGLITTLLEMCFADRDLGASIDLSALGDQDIIEKLFSENIGIVFQADEPAEAILAENGIVFQKIGTVNLAATLTVKDATGKWDFDIDRLRDVWFKTSYLLDQKQTGNGLAKERFDNYKHHVLRYKFPAQFDGKKPVIDASKPRPKAAVLREKGSNSERELANAMYLAGFDVKDVHMTDLISGRETLEDIQFIGAVGGFSNSDVLGSAKGWAGAFLYNEKAKIALENFFKREDTLSVGICNGCQLFIELGLINPDHENKPKMLHNASGKHESIFTSMTVQPNNSVMLSSLAGSTLGVWVSHGEGRFQLPLAEDQYHIVSKYGYETYPANPNGSDYNTAILCDNTGRHLVTMPHIERSLFQWHWAHYPEGRKDEVSPWMEAFVNARKWIEERNK, translated from the coding sequence ATGATTTACTTCTTCACAGGCGGGGACGAAACCGTCTTTGCACTACAAACCGAGCGAACGCTCACTGCCTCCGATACTTCCAAATTGAGCTGGCTTTTCGGCGGCGCAGAACTCCGGAAGGAGACCGTTCTCACAGACTGTTTCGTCGGGCCACGTGCTGCCATGATCACGCCGTGGAGCACCAATGCCGTCGAAATTACCCAAAATATGGGATTGGAAGGCATTGTACGCATCGAGGAATTTAAAAAGGTAAGTGCTGATTTCACGGATTTCGATCCGATGCTCTCGCAGAAATACAGCGAGCTGAACCAGGACATTTACACCATTAATATCAAACCTGAACCCATTCGGGAAATCGACGATATTGCTGCCTATAACAAGCAGGAAGGCCTTGCATTAAGCGACGAGGAGGTGGATTACCTCAACAACCTCGCCGGAAAACTTGGCCGAAAGCTCACCGACTCCGAGGTATTCGGCTTTTCGCAGGTCAACTCAGAGCATTGCCGTCACAAGATCTTCAATGGGGTATTCGTGATCGACGGCCAGGAGCAACCGGTATCGCTGTTCAAACTGATCCGTAAGACTTCGGAAACGAATCCGAACTCGATCGTTTCGGCATATAAAGACAATGTTGCGTTCCTGAAAGGTCCGGTAGTGCAGCAGTTCGCGCCGAAGCGCCCGGATGTGCCGGAATATTACGAAATCAAGGATTTTGAATCCGTACTTTCCCTGAAAGCGGAGACTCACAACTTCCCGACCACGGTAGAACCATTCAACGGCGCGGCGACGGGCTCCGGCGGTGAAATCCGCGACCGCCTCGCAGGCGGGCAAGGCGCGATCCCGCTCGCGGGTACGGCCGTGTACATGACGGCGCTCTCGCGCCTGGAAGAAAACAGGCCGTGGGAAAAAGGGGTGGAGGAACGCCAATGGCTGTACCAGACGCCGATGGATATCCTGATCAAAGCATCCAACGGCGCCACCGATTTCGGTAACAAATTCGGTCAGCCGTTGATCGTCGGCTCGGTGCTGACTTTCGAGCATGAGGAAGCCGGCCGCAAGCTGGGTTACGATAAGGTAATTATGCAGGCAGGTGGTATCGGTTACGGAAAAGCCGACCAGGCAAAAAAACATACGCCGGCCACCGGCGACAAAGTAGTGGTGATGGGCGGCGAGAACTACCGGATCGGGATGGGCGGTGCTGCCGTTTCATCCGCGGATACGGGCGCATTTGGTTCAGGTATTGAATTGAATGCGATCCAGCGCTCCAATCCTGAAATGCAAAAACGTGTGGCTAATGCCGTGCGCGGCATGGTAGAAAGCGATAATAATACGATTGTCTCCATCCATGACCACGGAGCCGGCGGACATTTGAACTGTTTGTCGGAGCTCGTGGAAGAAACAGGAGGCAAGATCGACCTCGACAAGCTGCCGGTGGGTGATCCGACGCTTTCCGCAAAGGAAATCATCGGCAACGAATCCCAGGAAAGAATGGGGCTCGTGATCAGCCAGGATAACATCGATTTCCTTCAGCGTATCGCCGACCGCGAACGCGCGCCGATGTATACGGTAGGAGAAGTGACCGGCGACCATCGCTTCACATTCGAATCGTCGACCACCGGTGCCAAGCCTATGGACCTTGCGATGGACGAAATGTTCGGCAGCTCGCCGAAGACATATATGCACGACAAAACTGTGGTGCGTACTTACCAGCCGGTTCAATACGACATTACGAGGCTACACGAGTATCTCGAACAAATGCTGCAACTCGAAGCGGTTGCCTCGAAAGACTGGCTGACCAACAAGGTCGACCGCTGTGTGGGCGGCCATGTGGCGAAGCAGCAATGCGCGGGCCCGCTGCAATTGCCTTTAAATAACGTCGGCGTAATGGCTCTCGATTTTCAAGGGAAGGACGGCATCGCGACTTCCATCGGCCATGCACCGCTTTCGGCGTTGATCGATCCGGCAGCAGGCAGCCGCAACGCGGTAGCCGAAGCGCTTTCCAACATCGTTTGGGCACCGCTGAAAGACGGTCTGGCGACGGTATCGCTTTCGGCCAACTGGATGTGGGCTTGTAAGAACGAAGGCGAGGACGCGCGTTTGTACAAAGCCGTACAGGCCTGCTCCGACTTCGCGATCAGCCTCGGCATCAATATCCCGACAGGAAAAGATTCCCTGTCGATGAAGCAGAAATACAAAAATGACGAGGTAATAGCCCCGGGCACCGTGATCATTTCGGCAGGCGCTCATTGCGACGACATTACCGCAGTGGTAGAGCCGGTTCTGCGTAAATCGGGTGGTGCTATTTATTATATCAACCTTTCGGGTGATCGCTTCAAACTGGGTGGGTCGTCATTCGCGCAAATCCTGAACAAAATCGGCTCCGAAACGCCTGATATTCAGGATGCTGAAAAGTTCAAGGTTGCATTCAATGCGATCCAGCAGCTCATTAAAGCAGGTAAAATCCATGCTGGTCACGACATCGGTAGCGGCGGGCTGATCACGACCTTGCTCGAAATGTGCTTCGCGGACCGCGACCTGGGCGCTTCCATCGATTTGTCGGCACTCGGCGATCAGGACATTATCGAGAAACTGTTTTCCGAAAACATCGGTATCGTATTCCAGGCCGACGAACCCGCCGAGGCCATACTGGCCGAAAATGGCATCGTTTTCCAAAAGATCGGGACTGTAAATCTCGCCGCTACGCTGACCGTGAAAGACGCCACAGGCAAATGGGACTTCGATATCGACCGTCTGCGCGACGTCTGGTTCAAAACATCGTATCTGCTGGATCAGAAACAAACCGGCAACGGCCTCGCGAAAGAGCGTTTCGACAATTACAAACATCATGTGTTGCGCTACAAATTCCCGGCGCAATTCGACGGTAAAAAACCGGTAATCGACGCCTCGAAGCCGCGCCCTAAAGCCGCGGTGCTCCGCGAAAAAGGCAGCAACTCCGAACGCGAGCTTGCCAACGCCATGTACCTTGCCGGTTTCGATGTGAAGGATGTCCACATGACGGACCTCATTTCCGGCCGTGAAACTTTGGAAGATATTCAATTTATCGGCGCTGTGGGCGGTTTCTCCAACTCCGATGTGCTTGGCTCCGCCAAGGGCTGGGCAGGGGCATTTTTGTACAACGAAAAGGCCAAAATCGCGCTCGAGAACTTCTTCAAACGCGAAGACACGCTTTCTGTCGGCATCTGTAATGGTTGCCAGCTCTTTATCGAACTCGGCCTGATCAACCCTGATCACGAAAACAAGCCTAAAATGCTGCATAACGCGAGTGGCAAGCACGAAAGCATTTTCACTTCGATGACTGTTCAGCCTAACAACTCGGTAATGCTCTCGTCGCTTGCGGGCAGCACGCTGGGCGTATGGGTATCACACGGGGAGGGCCGGTTCCAGTTGCCATTGGCCGAGGACCAGTATCATATTGTTTCCAAATACGGCTACGAAACCTACCCGGCCAACCCTAATGGCTCGGATTACAATACTGCCATTCTCTGTGACAACACCGGCCGGCATTTGGTGACGATGCCGCATATCGAACGTTCGCTATTCCAATGGCACTGGGCGCATTATCCGGAGGGCCGGAAAGATGAAGTCTCGCCATGGATGGAAGCGTTTGTGAATGCCAGGAAGTGGATCGAGGAGCGGAATAAGTAA